From the Rhea pennata isolate bPtePen1 chromosome 1, bPtePen1.pri, whole genome shotgun sequence genome, the window TGACCTGCCTCCCTCAGCTAACACCCTGCCTCATGTTCACAGCCCTTCAGACATCCCAACCCCATACTAAACTGAGCAGGACTCTGGGCAGCAGTCTGTCCTGATCCTCTCAGGACTCATTCACTTCCCTGCGCCCCACTGACACCTGCCAGTTCCCTTATCATGTGCTTACTGCATCCTGCCTGGAGGCCTCTGAACACCCCGcctcccacaaaaaaaaaaaaaacatatccagCATCAACTCCCTCCCAGTAGCAGACCTTGCCAGGAACAAGGGAGCATGTGTACTGGTGTTGGTACTCCTGTCCTCTCCCAGGGCAAGGTGTTGGGGTGGAAAGGAACCTGCTCTAGATTTATGGGGATTGTCTTGCCTCCAGCTGATCCAGTTCAAAGCAGACATCAATGCAGTGAATGAACATGGGAACACCCCTCTGCACTATGCCTGCTTCTGGGGACATGACCAGGTGGCGGAGGTGAGCAGAAGCCCTTGGTCACAAACAGGAGTCCTGGGAGAGGGAGCTGGCTGAGGGAAAtatggggagggggaaaaggggagatggagggagggCAAGGCAGGAGGCTGGATATGAAGCAGCTGAGAAGAGGATAGCAAGATCTGTGAAGATCCtcactttctccttcctcaggATCTCGTGAGCAATGGGGCTTTGGTCAGTATTGCTAACAAATACGGTGAGACACCCATTGACAAAGCCAAGACACCATTACGAGATGTCTTGAAAGGTAAGGAGGTTCTTCCTCTGATCACACTGCTTGtcttcagctcctgctgcagcccccatgCTCAGCATCAGCAAACTCTGCACTTGCACTGTCAAACTCTGTCTCTCTCCAGAGCGTGCTGAGAAACTGGGCCAGAGCCTGACCAAGATCCCCTACAAGGATACCTTCTGGAAGGGCACAACCCGCACACGTCCTCGTAAGGACAGAGCCTTTACTGACAGGGTACATTGCCCAGAGGCAAAGAGCACAGCTATCCTCTGTGGCAGGTCAGACTTtggggcgggggtggggggaagcagTTTGTACTGCAAGTGGCTCATTTTGGAGATCTGAAGCTCATCAGTGGGTGGCTCCTAGTGGCAAGGGCGTGGGCAGGGGAAGCCCATTGGCACTCCCTCCCTCTGTGCTCTCGGGGGATGTTAGGAGGAAGGTCCCGTGCAACCAAGGAGCACCCACAGgctctttccatctcttcttcTTGTTACAGGAAATGGGACGCTCAACAAACTTGCTGGAATAGACTTCAAACAGCTGAGCTTGGGCCAAAAACTCAATGAGAACCAGTCAGGAGAGGTGTGTAGGCCTGCTGTCTTTGTGAGATAAGATAGCTGCAGTCCTGCAGCTGGCTGACTGCAGAGTGCAGAGCTAAGGCACAACTGATTGGTGGGTTTCCATGTCCAAGTGTGGGGCCAGGCCACAAAAAGCAGGCACCTGTGCAGGACTGAAATGCCATGGTTTGCTCTGATGCTTTGTCACAGCTGTTCCACATAGCTGCAGGCAGGTCCTGTGGgccccacagccctgcacaTGATGCTGGAAGATGCTTGAGGACTGTATTGGCCTCTCACAGTGACTAACTCCACTCATCTCCCTACAGTTGTGGAAAGGACGCTGGCAAGGCAATGACATTGTCatcaaaatgctgaaaattcGGGACTGGACAACTCGAAAAAGCCGAGACTTCAACGAGGAATACCCAAAGCTCCGGTGAGCACTGACATCCTGTCCCAAGTCAGCAGCCATGGTTCTTGAGGGTGGGGATATCTCCAGAGGGGATGTAAAATGGGTAGGAGATCTGCAGGGTTGGATGCTAGTGCCCCAGAGAGCAGTGTCTGGGGGGACAGGAGGATATCTCAGGTCATGCAATGTGCCAGGCAGGTGGTGAGGAGGTGTGGGCAGCACCCACTGTTCTCAGGGCTCTCACTTCTGTTGCAGAATCTTCTCACATCCCAATGTGCTACCAGTGCTGGGTGCCTGCCAGtccccccctgcaccccatcCCATCATCATCAGCCACTGGATGCCCTATGGCTCCCTCTACAATGTGTTACATGAGGGGACAAGTAAGTGCTAGTGATGTGATGGAGCTGAAGCAGATGTTTGTGTCTCCACCCTTGGGAAGTCACTTCTCCATGATTTAGGGGGGCCCTCTGGCTGTAATAACCAAACTGGGCCTGGGTTAAGGTTGGGGTCCAGTCCCCATGTCTTCACTGCACCAACAGTACAAACACCAGCAACCTcttctccacacacacacaccacaagTGCCCTTTCACTATCCTCATGCCACCTCTCGCTCTGTAGACTTTGTAGTGGACCAGATGCAGGCAGTGAAATTTGCCTTAGACATTGCACGGGGCATGGCCTTCCTGCACACATTGGAGCCCCTCATTCCACGCCACCATCTCAACAGCCGCAGCATCATGGTAAGTGTCAGCGCTGTTTGGCCCAGCTCTTCCCCCTGCAGACAGGTACAAGACAAGCTCCCCTGTGACCACTCCTCTCTTGCCAGATCGATGAGGACATGACAGCACGGATCAGCATGGCTGATGTCAAGTTCTCCTTCCAGTGCCCAGGGAGGATGTACGCACCAGCCTGGGTAGCACCAGAAGGTGAGCTGCAGGGAGCCACGaccctcctgctccttgccccCTTCCTTGTCCTCATGCTTATTCAGTTCCCCATACTGGATTCCCTACAGCCTTGCAGAAGAAACCAGAGGAAATTAACAGGCGCTCAGCTGACATGTGGAGCTTTGCAGTGCTGTTGTGGGAGCTGGTGACCCGTGAGGTGCCGTTTGCAGACTTGTCCAACATGGAAATAGGCATGAAGGTGAGGAGTGGACTGGGGAAACTGCACCATACAAACCACATCAGCCAGGACAAAACTGGTTTTACAGCAGCTtgcagggaggggaggcaggGCCCAACAAAGGATAACACACACTCCTCCTAGAGGTATCCGCTGTGCCTTTCAGCTATAGGGCTAGGTCCAGATTTCTGATACTGCTCAACTTTTCTTTTGCACCCAGGTGGCACTGGAGGGGCTACGTCCTACTATCCCACCTGGCATATCCCCACACATCTGCAAGCTGATGAAGATCTGCATGAATGAGGACCCAGCCAAGCGCCCAAAGTTTGACATGATTGTGCCCATCCTGGAGAAGATGCAGGAAAAGTAGCGAGGGAGGAGCCTCCCAGCCACCTGCTGCTGCCATGCTTCCCTCCCCGCCACCCCCAAGTGCCTTTTTAACCCCAGAGCCAAGGGGGAGCAAGGAATGCCCCCTCACCCTGAGCCAGCCACGGACACACGGTACAGACAATGctgccttctctggagctgccctgcaggCTTCAGGCACTGTAGCGCCAAATCTATGGCAGCACCTCCATCCTCCCTGGCAGCTATGGCCACAGACTGAGCAGGAAGCTTGGCCCGGGACATTGAGCATGGCTGGGCTCTGCTAGCCATGAGGCTGCGGCTAGGCTGTGGAGCCATCCTACCTTCCTCATCCCCAGGCCCAGAGCAGCTCACCCACTCAACAGTCTCATGTTAGACAAGTCCCAGTCCTGGTGCTCTTCCCTAGTTAGGGGCAGTGGGGTAGGTTTGCCTGTTTGCACCCAGCACCACCCCAGCTTTGCGCTTCACTTTTTATCATTTCCATCAAGCCCTGTGGAAAAGCCGACAGCATCTGAAATAAACGTTTGTTATGAAAACCAGTTGCTGGTATAGAGGTGCATACTTGCATAGAACATTGTCCAAAAAAACATGGGCAAGACTGATGTGAGGGTGTTCAAAATTCCAGAGCTCTAGGTTCTGGATCTTCACCTGTACCAAAACTCCTCCAGTAAGTGGGAGCAAGGAAAGACACTGGGGCTAACAGCACCATTATCTTTTAAGAGAAGGGCCAGAGCTACATCTATGGTAGTAGCTGTGCAGGGACCAAAGCATTCCTCTGGAAACACAGCAGGTATGCTTGGGAGGAAGATCTGAAGAAGAGGGTTGGGCACGTCTGTTGCCACTTCACCTACTTTCCTTCAGCTGCTTGGCGCAGAGCTGAGCTCCCCAGAACTAGTGAAAGCTGTAACTAGAACCCACTGGTTTTATGGTGTGAGCACTACATCATACTTCTCTCTACACTAGACTTGCAAAGGCACAGGACCAACTTTCATTTATGTAGCAAAAACAGAAGCCTCTGCAAGCCAGCTGACACAGTATTTTACTCATGGCAGACAAGACATTAGCACATGCACTGGAAACAAGATGCCTCTGCACCCCAAcccctcagaaaaaa encodes:
- the ILK gene encoding integrin-linked protein kinase, translating into MDDIFTQCREGNAVAVRLWLDNTENDLNQGDDHGFSPLHWACREGRSNVVDMLIMRGARINVMNRGDDTPLHLAASHGHRDIVQKLIQFKADINAVNEHGNTPLHYACFWGHDQVAEDLVSNGALVSIANKYGETPIDKAKTPLRDVLKERAEKLGQSLTKIPYKDTFWKGTTRTRPRNGTLNKLAGIDFKQLSLGQKLNENQSGELWKGRWQGNDIVIKMLKIRDWTTRKSRDFNEEYPKLRIFSHPNVLPVLGACQSPPAPHPIIISHWMPYGSLYNVLHEGTNFVVDQMQAVKFALDIARGMAFLHTLEPLIPRHHLNSRSIMIDEDMTARISMADVKFSFQCPGRMYAPAWVAPEALQKKPEEINRRSADMWSFAVLLWELVTREVPFADLSNMEIGMKVALEGLRPTIPPGISPHICKLMKICMNEDPAKRPKFDMIVPILEKMQEK